Part of the Corynebacterium canis genome is shown below.
GATCGGGATATTAAAGGCGTCGCAAGTGCGGACGAAGCGGGCGGCCTTTTCGGAAGCCTTGATGTCCAAGCAGCCCGCGAATTGCATCGGCTGGTTGGCCACGATGCCCACGGAACGACCCTCCACGCGGCCAAAGCCGATAAGGATGTTCTCCGCGTAGCCTTCCTGGATTTCAAAGAATTCGCCATCGTCGACGATGCGGGTGATCACATCCTTCATGTCGTACGGCTGGTTCGGGGAATCCGGGATCAGGGTATCCAGCTCAAGGTCGGAATCGTTGATGTTTTCCTGGATGGAGCCCACCATGATGTCCGCCTCCGCGCGCGGGGCTTCCGCACGGTTGTTCTGCGGCAGGTAGGACACCAGTTCGCGCACCCAATCGAGGGCGTCGGCATCGTCGGAAGCGGTGTAGTGGGAGGTACCGGAGGTGGCCATATGGGTGTGCGCGCCACCCAGCTCTTCCTGCGTGACTTCCTCGCCGGTCACGGTCTTGATCACGTCCGGGCCGGTGATAAACATCTTGGAGGTCTTGTCCACCATGATGATGAAGTCGGTCAGCGCGGGGGAGTACACGTGGCCACCGGCGCAGGCACCCATAATGAGGGAGATCTGCGGGATCACACCGGAAGCCTGGGTATTGCGGAAGAAGATCTGGGAATACAGGCCCAGCGAAACCACGCCCTCCTGGATGCGGGCGCCGGCGCCTTCATTGATGCCGATGAGCGGCACACCGGTCTTGATGGCCATGTCCATGATCTTGACGATCTTCTCGCCATACACCTCACCGAGGGCGCCGCCGAAAATCGCGCCGTCCTGGGAGAACACACAGACCTTGCGGCCATCGATGGTGCCATAACCGGTCACAACACCGTCCGTTACGGGGCGCTTCGCGTCGAGCCCGAAGTTCTTGGAGCGGTGGCGTGCGAGGGCGTCGATCTCTACGAACGAACCTTCGTCAAGGAGGTATTCGATGCGCTCGCGCGCGGTCTTCTTCCCAGCCGTGTGGGACTTCTCCACAGCGGCTTGGCCCATCGGGGCTTGGGTCTCGGCAATGCGGGCGCGTAGGTCAGCCAGCTTGCCGGCGGTAGTGGTGAGATCAGGCGCTTCGGCGCCGGTGTTGGCAGCAGTCATGGCAATCAGTGTAAATCTTTGTTCGCTGTTTTTTGCCAGTGTGGGGGAACTACTGCGAACTTACGTGGTTTTTCCCACATATTTGGGGGTAACCGCAGTAGATCACACAAAACCCCAGGGGTAACCCTGGGGGTGGTTGTTTACAGTGGAATATTGCCGTGTTTACGGGCCGGACGAGCCACATTCTTGTCCCGTAGCAGGCGCAGGTTGCGCGCAATCTGGCCGCGGGTTTCGGAGGGCACAATCACGGCGTCGATAAGCCCACGCTCGGCGGCGAGGTACGGGGTGAGCATGTAATCCTCGTACTCGCGTTCGAAGGACTTGGTGAGCTCGGCAACGTCCAAACCGCGAGCCGCGGCGTCGGCAATCTCGCGGCGGTACAGGAAGCCCACGGCGCCCGCAGCGCCCATCACGGCGATCTGCGCGGTCGGCCACGCCAAGTTCACATCCGCGCCCAAGCCCTTGGAGCCCATGACGCAATACGCGCCGCCGTAGGCCTTGCGCAGGGTGACAGTGATCTTCGGAACGGTAGCCTCACCATAGGCGTACAACAGCTTCGCACCGCGGCGCAGAATGCCGTCATACTCCTGGCCGGAGCCGGGGAGGAAACCGGGGACGTCCACCAGCATTACGATAGGAATATTAAAGGCATCGCAAGTGCGGACGAAGCGCGCGGCCTTTTCCGAAGCGTCAATGTCCAAGCAACCGGCGAAGTGCATCGGCTGGTTGGCCACGAAGCCCACGGACTGCCCCTCCACGCGGCCAAAGGCGATCACCACGTTCGGCGCGCGGTCCTCCTGGATCTCCAGATAGGTGCCGTCGTCGGTGATGCTTTCGATCACCTCGCGGATATCGTAAGGGATCGTCGGGGAATCCGGGATGATGTGATCCAGCTTGAGGTCATCGGGGGTCATGTTCTCCTCGATGGTGCCATCTTCGCGCTCGTAATCTTCGAGCGGCGCCTGCATGCGGTTATTGGAGGGCAGGAAGGAAACCAGGTCCTGCACCCAATCCAAGGCCTCCTCATCGCTGGTGGCGGTGAAGTGGGAGTTACCGGCCTTTTCCATGTGCACGCTGGCGCCGCCGAGCTCTTCCTGGCTAATGTCCTCGCTGGTCACGGTCTTGATCACGTCCGGGCCGGTGACAAACATCTTGGAGGTCTGGTCCACCATCACCACAAAGTCCGTCAGCGCGGGGGAGTAGGCGTTGCCGCCGGCGCAGGAACCCATGATCACGGAGATCTGCGGCACCACGCCGGAAGCGTTGATGTTGTGGTAGAAGGTTTGGGCGATCAGGTCCAGGGACACGGCGCCGTCCTGGATGCGGGCGCCGGCACCCTCGTACAGGCCGATGAGCGGGCGGCCGGTAGCCACGGCCAATTCCATGATCTTGATCATTTTCTCGCCGTACACCTCGCCGAGCGCGCCGCCGAACACGGTGCCGTCCTGGGAGAAAATGCACACCTCACGGCCGTCAATGGTGCCCCAGCCGGTAATCACGCCATCGGTGGTGGGGCGGCGCTTTTGCATACCGAACGCATGGGTGCGGTGGCGGGTCAGTTGATCCGTCTCCATGAAGGAGCCCTCGTCGAGAAGGTAGTCTAGGCGTTCCCGTGCGGTGAGGCGACCTGCGTCGTGTACCTTTGCCACCGGGCGGTGGCCGACCGGGTATTGCGCCTCTGCGCGACGTGCCTTCAGATCAGCGATCTTGTCGGCAGTGGTCATTGGCGCGATCTCGATCAAACGTGAGGAAATAGTCATGTTTCGGAATACTAGACCATGACCCCGTTTGTTTCCACCACAAAACGCCAGTGATTTATGACACGTTGCAGAGCCCGGTGTGCTCCCGCTCAATGCCGACTAGGCGTGAGCAGGGAAAACGTTAAGCGATGCAAAGCTTGGGGCGGCGAAAAGAAATTGTGTTGGCCAAGTCGCATCTCAGTTAGAGTGGTCACATGACTGATCGCAACCCGCTCGATATGCCCCGGTTACGCGCCGCCGTGGCCGGAACATACGCGCACGTGACGCATACCGAATCCACCGGATCCACCAATGCGGACCTCGTTTCCGCAGCTCAGCAGGGTGCTCCGGCGTGGACCGCGGCCGTTACGGAATACCAAAGCGCCGGGCGCGGCAGGCACGGGCGCGTCTGGACGGCACCCAAGTCAAGCCAGGTTATCCTTTCGATTTTGCTGCGCCCACCAGCGGAAACGCGCCAACGTTTAGGCACCCTGCCGCTGGTTACCGGGCTGGCGATTCTCGACGCCCTGCCCATCGACGCCCGCCTGAAATGGCCCAACGACGTGCTCGTGCAAGGGCGCAAACTATGTGGGATCCTCGGCGAGGCCGTCGCCCTAGATGAGCATCCCGCGCTGGTCATGGGCCTGGGGCTCAATGTTTCCTTGACGGAGGCCGAGTTGCCCGTGCCGCACGCGATCTCCCTGGACCTCGCCTTCCCCGGCATGGAGTTTGACCGCACCGAACTTACGGCCCAAATCTTATTGGCGCTGCATCGGCGGCTAACCCAGTGGATCAATGATGATCCCACGCTTATCAGGGATTATCGCTCGGTGTGCTCCTCCATCGGCCAGCAGGTGAAAGTACTCTTACCGGGGGATGAGACGCTGCTCGGGGAGGCGGTGGGCGTGGCCGATGACGGTAGGTTGCGCGTCGTCGATAAGCGCGGGGTAAGCCATGTCTTGGCGGCGGGCGACGTCACGCACCTGAGGTTGCAATGACCTACGTTGACGTGACTTCGCCGCTACGTTCGATGGCGCTGCCGGTGCTGGAGCTGCTGGCGCTCACTGGCCTGTTTTGGATCGGCGTGGGATACCTTGACCGCGATGTGTATGGGGAGGGGTATTGGTGGCGCAACCTGGTGGTGCTTGCCTGGGCGCTGTGCGTGCTGTGGCGCTTCGTGCTGCCGCTGATCAAGCAACGCCGCCGCCGCTTCGTGGTTACTGATACAGAGATTCGAATGCGCAACGCCGGGTTGTTTTCCCGCACGGTGACCATTCCGCTGCCGGCGGTGCGCGGGGCGGGGCGCTACCGAAACATGATCACTTTGCACACGCGTTCGGGCCCCGTTTATGTGGAGGGCGTGCCCAAAGCGAAAAAAATTACGGATACGATTAACCAGCTGGCCTATAGTTAGTCGCGTGAGTAACCACCCCACTGACGCCCACCTTCATATCGGCAACTCCGACGCCCACGCGCCGGGCATGCCCGTAGTCGCCGTGATTGGCGACGGCCAACTGGCCCGCATGATGCACACCGAGGCCATCGAACTCGGCCAATCCGTCCGGCTTTTGGCAGGCGCGCGGGACGCCTCCGCAGCGCAAGTCGCAGCCGACGTGGTGCTCGGCGATTACCTCGATTTGGATGCGCTGCGCCGGGTAGCCGCCGGAACCAGCGTGGTCACCTTCGACCACGAACACGTGCCAACCGAACACCTGCGCCAATTGGTTGCGGAGGGGGTGAACGTGCAGCCCGGGCCCGAAGCCCTGGTAAACGCGCAGGATAAGCTGCTGATGCGCCAGCGTTTGGCGGAAATCGGCGCGCCGGTGCCGGAGTTTTCCGATATCGCCTCACGCGAAGATGCGCTCGAATTCTGGGATTCCGTGGGCGGCGAGGTATGCCTGAAAGCCCGCCGCGGCGGCTACGACGGCAAGGGCGTATGGTTCCCGGGAAGCCGCACCGAATTGATCAAGCTTGTGGACGCCCTATTGATCCAACACGTGCCGCTGCTCGCCGAACGCAAAATGCCGCTGGTGCGCGAGCTCTCCGCGATGGTCGCCCGCACCCCGAGCGGCGCCGTGGCCACGTGGCCGGTGGTGCAATCCGTGCAGCGCGACGGGATTTGCGTAGAAGCCATTGCCCCGGCTCCCGAATGCGTGTTTGCCGACGCCGCGTCGGACCTGGCCCGGCGCATCGCCGAAGCGCTCGAAGTGACCGGCGTTATGGCGGTGGAATTGTTTGAAACCGTTGACGGGATTTGGGTGAACGAGCTGGCCATGCGCCCCCACAATACGGGGCACTGGACCCAGGATGGGTGCGTAACAAGCCAGTTCGAACAACACCTGCGTGCGGTGCTGGACCGGCCGCTGGGCGCCACCCGTTGCCTGGGCACGTGGACCGTGATGGCAAACGTGCTGGGCGGCGAGGAGGACCCCGCGCTGCCCATGACGGAGCGCGTCCGCAAGGTGTGGGAGCGGTTCCCGGATGCGAAGGTGCACCTGTACGGCAAAGGTTGGCGCCCGGGACGTAAAATCGGCCACGTTAACATTTGCTCCGACGAACCCATCGACGAGTTACGACGCCGCGCCGAGCTCGCCGCTCACTTCCTTGTCCACGCCGTTTGGGCGGACGGGCACCTTGCACGAAAGGACTAATATGTCGCCTTTGGTCGGCCTGATTATGGGCTCCGACTCCGATTGGCCCACGGTGGAACCCGCCGCCGAGGTCCTCCGAGAATTCGTTATTCCATTCGAGGTTGGGGTGGTGTCCGCGCACCGCACGCCCGAGCGCATGCTGGACTACGCCCGCAACGCACACACGCGCGGACTGAAATGCATCATCGCCTGCGCCGGCGGGGCCGCGCACCTGCCCGGAATGGTTGCCGCGGCGACGCCGCTGCCGGTGATTGGGATCCCGCGGGCCTTGCAGGACCTCGATGGCCTGGACTCGCTGCTATCCATCGTGCAAATGCCCGGCGGGGTGCCGGTGGCCACCGTTTCTATCGGCGGGGCAAAAAACGCCGGGCTATTGGCGGTGCGCATCCTGGGTGCCGGGCAGCCGGAATTGCTGGAACGCATGGCGAAATACCAGGAAAACATGCGTGACGAGGTATTGAAGAAGGATCAAGCGCTGCGCAATCGGCTGCTTGGCCAATGA
Proteins encoded:
- a CDS encoding acyl-CoA carboxylase subunit beta; translated protein: MTAANTGAEAPDLTTTAGKLADLRARIAETQAPMGQAAVEKSHTAGKKTARERIEYLLDEGSFVEIDALARHRSKNFGLDAKRPVTDGVVTGYGTIDGRKVCVFSQDGAIFGGALGEVYGEKIVKIMDMAIKTGVPLIGINEGAGARIQEGVVSLGLYSQIFFRNTQASGVIPQISLIMGACAGGHVYSPALTDFIIMVDKTSKMFITGPDVIKTVTGEEVTQEELGGAHTHMATSGTSHYTASDDADALDWVRELVSYLPQNNRAEAPRAEADIMVGSIQENINDSDLELDTLIPDSPNQPYDMKDVITRIVDDGEFFEIQEGYAENILIGFGRVEGRSVGIVANQPMQFAGCLDIKASEKAARFVRTCDAFNIPIIEFVDVPGFLPGTNEEYNGIIRRGAKLLYAYCEATVGKITVITRKSYGGAYCVMGGKEMGADLVLAWPTAQIAVMGAAGAVGFIYRKEIKAAAAEGKDVMKVMKEYERTYEDTLVNPYMAAERGYVDAVIPPSETRGQIIEGLRLLDRKVVQVPAKKHGNIPL
- a CDS encoding acyl-CoA carboxylase subunit beta is translated as MTISSRLIEIAPMTTADKIADLKARRAEAQYPVGHRPVAKVHDAGRLTARERLDYLLDEGSFMETDQLTRHRTHAFGMQKRRPTTDGVITGWGTIDGREVCIFSQDGTVFGGALGEVYGEKMIKIMELAVATGRPLIGLYEGAGARIQDGAVSLDLIAQTFYHNINASGVVPQISVIMGSCAGGNAYSPALTDFVVMVDQTSKMFVTGPDVIKTVTSEDISQEELGGASVHMEKAGNSHFTATSDEEALDWVQDLVSFLPSNNRMQAPLEDYEREDGTIEENMTPDDLKLDHIIPDSPTIPYDIREVIESITDDGTYLEIQEDRAPNVVIAFGRVEGQSVGFVANQPMHFAGCLDIDASEKAARFVRTCDAFNIPIVMLVDVPGFLPGSGQEYDGILRRGAKLLYAYGEATVPKITVTLRKAYGGAYCVMGSKGLGADVNLAWPTAQIAVMGAAGAVGFLYRREIADAAARGLDVAELTKSFEREYEDYMLTPYLAAERGLIDAVIVPSETRGQIARNLRLLRDKNVARPARKHGNIPL
- a CDS encoding biotin--[acetyl-CoA-carboxylase] ligase, translating into MTDRNPLDMPRLRAAVAGTYAHVTHTESTGSTNADLVSAAQQGAPAWTAAVTEYQSAGRGRHGRVWTAPKSSQVILSILLRPPAETRQRLGTLPLVTGLAILDALPIDARLKWPNDVLVQGRKLCGILGEAVALDEHPALVMGLGLNVSLTEAELPVPHAISLDLAFPGMEFDRTELTAQILLALHRRLTQWINDDPTLIRDYRSVCSSIGQQVKVLLPGDETLLGEAVGVADDGRLRVVDKRGVSHVLAAGDVTHLRLQ
- a CDS encoding 5-(carboxyamino)imidazole ribonucleotide synthase, which codes for MSNHPTDAHLHIGNSDAHAPGMPVVAVIGDGQLARMMHTEAIELGQSVRLLAGARDASAAQVAADVVLGDYLDLDALRRVAAGTSVVTFDHEHVPTEHLRQLVAEGVNVQPGPEALVNAQDKLLMRQRLAEIGAPVPEFSDIASREDALEFWDSVGGEVCLKARRGGYDGKGVWFPGSRTELIKLVDALLIQHVPLLAERKMPLVRELSAMVARTPSGAVATWPVVQSVQRDGICVEAIAPAPECVFADAASDLARRIAEALEVTGVMAVELFETVDGIWVNELAMRPHNTGHWTQDGCVTSQFEQHLRAVLDRPLGATRCLGTWTVMANVLGGEEDPALPMTERVRKVWERFPDAKVHLYGKGWRPGRKIGHVNICSDEPIDELRRRAELAAHFLVHAVWADGHLARKD
- the purE gene encoding 5-(carboxyamino)imidazole ribonucleotide mutase, with the translated sequence MSPLVGLIMGSDSDWPTVEPAAEVLREFVIPFEVGVVSAHRTPERMLDYARNAHTRGLKCIIACAGGAAHLPGMVAAATPLPVIGIPRALQDLDGLDSLLSIVQMPGGVPVATVSIGGAKNAGLLAVRILGAGQPELLERMAKYQENMRDEVLKKDQALRNRLLGQ